The following is a genomic window from Mya arenaria isolate MELC-2E11 chromosome 4, ASM2691426v1.
GGAAAGCATTGGGTATGGTGAGTCCATACTTCTGGTATTATTGATTTTAGCAAAGTGGCAAGCATTGGGTATGTTGAGTCCATACTTCTGgtattattgattttaacaatatgGCAAGCATTGGGTATGGTGAGTCCATACTTCTGgtattattgattttaacaatgtGGCAAGCATTGAGTATGGTGAGTCCATACTTCTGgtattattgattttaacaatgtGGCAAGCATTGGGTATGGTGAGTCCATACTTCTGgtattattgattttaacaatgtcCTAGGTGTCTCTTGTTAACACTTTGGAGATAACAATAAAGTCACATTATATTTTTGAGAATCAGTAGTATATAAAGTAAGAACTTGAAGGGCTCATACTAATTTACAATATTGGTTTCATTTCGTTATGAAAGAAAAACTGCTTATATTCTTTCCATAATTTCACTGACCACTGAGTGAAACAAAAATGGTGCATTCAATGAGTAAGCAaccaatatgtatataaaataagtatAGTACCTGTTACGCAACTTTTGAAGAACTTGAGCGCTTTTTTTTCGACAACAGTAGCAAAGGATGATACTCACAAGAATGAGTACTGAAACGCCACAGACCACCCCAACAATAAGACCAACTTTGTTATACTCTTTAACTtcatctgaaataaacaatgtaatacatacaatttTGTATATCCATTATTAATAGTGTGGTACAACGaaaacaagtataaatgtttttaaaggcattttttttaattgtacaaATGTATTGATATTCCAGATACTCTGGCCGGTGGTTCCTTTTGACTGTTTTGTCCACCTAGATATGTTTTTTTCggaaaacaattcaaaaatacCTCCTTTATTACATAACAAcatttatggcatttaaaataaatgcccGTTTTTCATTCAACCTGTTTTTGTTTGTCCTTCACTCCATACTAGTTCGACTTGCCATACATATGTAATCTTGACCTTggacaatacataaaataagctATTAAAATACCTGACAAcatttttgaaggaaaatgttaacACTTCAACATCATCAATAAAAGGGCTGTAAGTCTGATATTTTTACATAGATGTTATGACTGTCTATTTTTGTAAACGAATGGTCAGAAATATTTCACTTCTACAACTAACCAAGAGGACAACCGATGGGTGCCAAGTACACACTTATGTCACATGCGTACTGAAGTTTCTTATGGTTTTAAGTTATGGCCACGGTTTAAGATTTAGCATGACGCACACtttcataatgtttatatttacaataagaACCACCTTTTGGAATGCAGACAGTATCCTCATATTCGTTACATGGCCATTTCTGTAACCATCCCTCGGGgcaaactgaacagttctgacATGGCGTCACCTCGGAACTGATGTTGGAGAAGGTCTTCCCGTTAACACATCTCTCGCATGTTGTATCATTGTGACTGTTCGCTGTAAGTAGTGAACATTAGGTTGAACTTGGTCCTCTCTTATTCACTCAATAAAAAGAACATGTAGATTGCCCAAGACTGCTAAccaatacaataaatgaaagtcATGTATACAGAAAGAGATTTATATCAACATTGCATCACCATTACCAAAATATGGGAACATTGACTAATTCTCAAAATTTggtatgaaattattttaaaatgagctGATAACATGTAAGTTTAGATACCAAAAACATAACTAAACCATGCATGGATTTCAAaggagtgatttttttttcttcactttttGGGAACAAATGttgtgacaaaaaaaaatccaaacgtgttaaaaaatcaattcaactCCTACGCAGTAATTCCCTTGATGAGAACAGTGCTTTTTTACAACTGTAATGTTCATGGATTCATGTAGTCCGGAGCccggaaaataatcatttctgttttagtaaATTTTATAGAGTATTTGATTTTCGCTTTATCGCTATGACTTCTTTATGATGatttcgtgtatttaatactaatgttatggttttagtattaaatgtctaaatttagctagtaaataattaattaatacgaactaagttgtattcttaatagttttctactttttcgtaagtttgataaacttgacacccctactctgtaacgttaattatatataatggtttcatCCTTAGAGTTTGTTAAGAATGGACCATTCCAttttggtcacgtgatgttaGGGTATATAAGAAGCAAAAAGCATAGAAATAGTTAGTTCGTGTCTCGACGCCGATGTAAGAACATCAAGTTAATAATATATAGGGAAGCtttgaagtatctttttgtactgtttagggcgggttctgaactattggaggctaggagaattaaagtgaagcattgcgctacagcttctagtttccaggttcggacatccgtggggtttctttttggcctcttagtaagcctggatcattgcgatacagacggaacagggtcaatggtttgattccccgtaaaAGCTATACATTTAGGACTGTGGGTTTCgctgatatattgtgattggtttataAGCGTATTGTATGCTGGTCCTGTTTGAAGTTATAGCATAGTTGTTGTATTGTTTCTGTTTGTTCGTTCTTGCTTTTGGAATAATTGAACGTTGATTCTTGAACCATACCAATTATTTCTAATCATTcggttttgtaagcaatcattgtcaatcacgtgtatataatattaatttcatacttaatttttgggacaatgcagtccgagaataggtttatagtttaatttaagatAGCGTGTCCGAGCTAGCTAGGGAAGAAACGTTACACAACGTCGGGGGAAGTACAATGTAATTAAAACGTTGTATGCTGCTTTAAACGATGAAGGTCTGCATTTAGGATCAAGCCTAGTCCAaatcacaggcatctgaatcattgtttgtcacatgttgtttaaaaccattttgggttcatacaatgagataaacaacacatctgaagatagtgtctttgatatacaaaaaagaaacaaggtatgtacagtacactcaacgagttatacccactttcctcgctcactccgagggataaagtcgatgatcgcgggtttcctccgagggtaaaactgttgccctcgctaaaatccccCCGAGTTCCTCCAagtggctggcttaccgccgagtttaatatgaacgatagcgttgagaatcgtccgattttatgatcccGCGGTGGAACTccgagtctaatcagataagcaaggaatcattcttgtttagaagttatttatttttatgcttaagcacattgttaagcgtaaaagattcttacatgtaacagcgtttaatttgtatttatgtccgtaaacgccaattgaatattgtcttgaattataaacattgaatcattatccactaagttattgcatcataaagcagccgactatttacacgattttgaaccatgacctctgacgtcaagcgcgtgatcaatacaatgtagaatatactatttattattggtggttaaaaatagctatgacgtttcatggaattttccacagaaaacgaggcaagaaggctttcaaaaccatgcgctgtgaactttgaacgcgtgtttgacctcctgattttccgaaaatgtgtaacctagaatttctcggaagaaatgtgtttatcagtcattagcaaaaacacgattataagatgcatgtacaactagtgaaatacgactgcattcttgtggtaagctaacttcatgcaaaacggacagaggaaaaagaataatagcaatttactggagctgtcgtaatcggttgaaaattttaataaaataaatataactttagcgtagattcttatctagtgtccgcagagtttcgcggagttaacccctccgaggaacgccgagttcgttattcttcggtcgactgatcaccctccgagggccttaaattcaaactccgaggaacgcggacagtcgataaaatcatGGTGTTGGCCGCGAtagggaaacggaaagtgggtctaactcgtctaactcgttgagtgtaactcaaacttacccgatttcacgatagagtccagttttatgcaaatttcttaaccaacatatataaacaatccgtttttaaataagtgacatggaaataagagtcaattacctttaaaatggtgtgcgatatgttggtaaaACTATAGTGTCtttagtactgtttacacggggaaaattgacGATTTGATTTTACTGTcctctttccgactaaagaaaaacacgagaattggacattgtattatgcttgtttgtctgaAGACactatagttataccaacatatcgcacaccattttaaaggtaattgaatCTTCTTTCCatgttacttatttaaaaatggattgtttatatgttggttgagaaatttgcataaaactggactctatcGTGAAATCGGGttagtttgagttacataccttgtttcttttttgtatatcaaagacactaaatatcttcagatatgttgtttatctcattgtatgaacccaaaatggttttaaacaacattttagtgacaaacaatcattcagatgcctgtggttcaatacacatttaacaattttacatAATGGTATTCAATTCACtttaagtaaaattttatttgttattctgGTTTGAGATATATGCAAAACAACTTACCCAACTTTTTCACGCCATATCTGGGCTTACACGGCGACACTTCTCGGCAATCTCCGACTATTCCTTCCTCTCTCCAGTACCCTGCTTTACACTCACATATCGTGTCGTGAAATCGCGTACACGCCTCTGCCACAACTTCACGCGATTCTTTATAATTTCCTTTACATTCAGTACACCTTTCACAATAAATCGCTCGATTGTAGTCCTCTGTAAAGCGTCCATTCGGACAGGCCTGACATACTGCCTGGCCACCGTCTTGACTACAATGTTGAATCCAGTAAGTGCCAGGCGGACACATTTTACACTCGATGGTTTCAAAGTTAACTTCTATTGAATAATAAGTGTCATTTAACTGTGCCAAAAGTCCTCGTGTGAATACAGTTAACACGAACAAAGCACTAGCCACTAGAGTGTCACGCCCCATTTTGGTTATGAAGTATTCCTGAAATATAGAATGCATTAGAAATGGGTAGCTCCTGTTTAAATGAGCCAAGACCAGTCGTGGGATTTTTAAAACGGGAAACCTTCTTAATCTATTTATACTTAGGCTGTTTATTTCAACACTACTATAAacttatcaatttaaaaaaggatGGGTCGCATTCCACCCTGGTGAGGTGATTATAAATTTGGAAAATAGATACATGGGTTTCcatcaataaattttaatactatGTTAATACATTTAAGATGTGCTAGTGAAATACAGTTTATGCCTTTAAAACTGCCTAttacaaatattcaattttaaaactgcTGTATCGTGTGTATTAATGATAGCCGAGCTTTCGTGGTAAATACATAAATTGCGtggtaaatacataaaatgcgTTCACTTTCTTTCTTTGCGTCTGcaatctaaatataaatatgctcTAACTTCATCCaacaggaaagcagagctttctCTGAAAGATTGTTGACGTttcaacttactatgcctcacaggatagctgagctttctagcaagAGTATAGAAGTGTATGCATTACATTAACTATCGTATCTGTCAACAACAACCCGGTCCACTCGTCagctataaactgtaccatacCTCAAAGCTGAGCTTTACGGTAAATATAGATAATATTTTAGATTAGCAACTACAAAGTTCTACTTGATTAATACCAATCATTTCTTGGTGTAAACTGTAGGGTGTCTCCATCGAGAATGACGATAATGTGAAAAACTCGGCTTTATATACGCCGCAAAGCAATGCTTTCATTGGTTGTTTAAACTGCGCGTCGATTGGTTTAAAACCAAGCACTTTGATTGGTTGCAATCAGAATGATTGGACAAAATTATTCTTAACTAAATGactatcaaaataaatagaGAAATAACTTTTTAGGTTACAGTCAACTATTTTATACGGCTGGGGAAAATTCGTCACACTGCAACTATTACAATGTAACAATGTCCCGCATAGAAAAAACAACTATACGTTTTTGCCATTGAAAGCATGATATTTATTACAGCGCGTTCTTCTTATACTTCCTAGTTGTATAACTGATACTAGATCTGAAATCTGCTCAAACCAAAATTTGATACAAAGTTTTGTTTACTTCTCGTTGTTCTGTAACCACTAAAATACACAGAAAAAGAGTTTTGTACAGATTCAAATACATAGACACTATACTATGATTCTATGCTTGATAATTCGCAACAATAACGTGGGTAGAAGGAATTTTATACTTTTCAAACATGACCTTGGAtggaaatatgaacaaaaatgtttgtttacgttCTACGTTTTGAGTTTCTTATGGAAGCGTCCAGGTGccaaagttaaaaatattttccagtataCTATCTCCTAATAAGAAGATACTGACTCATAGTTATGACTAAGCTAATCGTTATAAAGTTGTACACTCCGCCTTTTACATTGGAAGAAGTATGGAAGCGTCAAGGTGCCATTTGAAGTGAAACACACGGGCACGGTGAGGATGTTTAACACACTGGCATGGTGAGGTTGGTAAACATACTTGCACAGTAAGGGTCTTAAACACACTGGCTCAGAAAGGGGGTTGAACACACTGGCACAGTGTGggtgttaaacacactggccCAGAAAAGGGGGGTAAACTCACTGGCACAGTGAGGGTATTAAACACACTGACACGGTGaggttgttaaacacactggctcAGAAAGGGGGTTAAACACACTGACACGGTGAGGTTGTTAAACATACTTGCACAGTAAGGGTCTTAAACACACTGGCTCAGAAAGGGGGTTGAACACACTGGCACAGTGTGggtgttaaacacactggccCAGAAAAGGGGGGTAAACTCACTGGCACAGTGAGGGTATTAAACACACTGACACGGTGaggttgttaaacacactggctcAGAAAgggggttaaacacactggcacggtgaagGGGGTAAGCACATTGCACGGTGTAGGcggtaaacacactggcacagGGAGGGGGTTAAACACACTGACACGGTGAGGGTGTTAAATACACTGGCACGATGAGGGAGTTAAACACACTGGCTAGGTGAgggggttaaacacactggcacagtGAGGGTGTTTAACACACTGACACGGTGAGGTTGTTAAatacactggcacggtgagggaGTTAAACACACTGGCTAGGTGATggggttaaacacactggcacagAAAGGGTGTTAAACGCACTGACACGGTGAGAGTGTTAAAACACTGACATGGTGAGGGTGTTAAGCAAACTGGCACGGTGAGGAGGtcaaacacactggcacggtgaaggggttaaacacactggcacggtgagggggtTGAACACACTGGCTCAGAGAgggggttaaacacactggcacggtgagggggttaaacacactggctCAGAGAGGGGGTTAAACACACTGACATGGTGAGGGTGTTAAACAAACTGGCACGGTGAGGAGGTCAAACACactggtggtggtgttagtagtttatactccgggtcccggcgtgagcacattgaagggtcccagagtgacagtttaACCACCGaacacctatcctgggcggttaaccagtactaggtgccttcacctctgcaaggaactgacaacttctgtacatgccaggggcagtggtacagtgtacaacagaagtgacctggtccgcccgggaatcgaacccgggttgtccgatttgcagtccaacgctctaccgactgagctaaccgggcggactgTTGTGAaggggttaaacacactggcacaaTGAGGGTGTTAAACATAGTGGCAAGGTTTGGGGAGGGGGGTagacacactggcacggtgagggaGTTAAACACACATGCAAGGTGAGAGGGTTAACACACTGGCAC
Proteins encoded in this region:
- the LOC128232239 gene encoding tumor necrosis factor receptor superfamily member 11B-like isoform X1, encoding MVQFIADEWTGLLLTDTIVNEYFITKMGRDTLVASALFVLTVFTRGLLAQLNDTYYSIEVNFETIECKMCPPGTYWIQHCSQDGGQAVCQACPNGRFTEDYNRAIYCERCTECKGNYKESREVVAEACTRFHDTICECKAGYWREEGIVGDCREVSPCKPRYGVKKLANSHNDTTCERCVNGKTFSNISSEVTPCQNCSVCPEGWLQKWPCNEYEDTVCIPKDEVKEYNKVGLIVGVVCGVSVLILVSIILCYCCRKKSAQVLQKLRNSWRNRRRQENVDDEEQANPLQQGNDIEMHQVNGGNNS
- the LOC128232239 gene encoding tumor necrosis factor receptor superfamily member 16-like isoform X2 gives rise to the protein MGRDTLVASALFVLTVFTRGLLAQLNDTYYSIEVNFETIECKMCPPGTYWIQHCSQDGGQAVCQACPNGRFTEDYNRAIYCERCTECKGNYKESREVVAEACTRFHDTICECKAGYWREEGIVGDCREVSPCKPRYGVKKLANSHNDTTCERCVNGKTFSNISSEVTPCQNCSVCPEGWLQKWPCNEYEDTVCIPKDEVKEYNKVGLIVGVVCGVSVLILVSIILCYCCRKKSAQVLQKLRNSWRNRRRQENVDDEEQANPLQQGNDIEMHQVNGGNNS